In Trichomycterus rosablanca isolate fTriRos1 chromosome 20, fTriRos1.hap1, whole genome shotgun sequence, one DNA window encodes the following:
- the LOC134334225 gene encoding aldehyde dehydrogenase, dimeric NADP-preferring-like isoform X1, which translates to MVKDSVDLARRAFNTGLSKVLQYRVQHLRALLQLITERQADIIAALQLDLHKSEFDTSLFELIGLENEIKLALRELSDWMRPEPVRKNLLTLMDDVYIKSEPLGVVLIIGAWNYPWALTLGPLIGAIAAGNAAIVKPSELSKNSASLLKELLPQYLDKEMYQVVTGGIPETQELLKQRFDHIFYTGSSTVGKLVMEAAAQHLTPVTLELGGKSPCYIDQNCDIAVACRRITWGKFANCGQTCIAPDYILCHPSIQNSVIEEIRQTLLEFYKEDPKTSPDYGRIINQNHFDRVLALMEGCSVAVGGDSDKSQCYIAPTVLKDVSPHARIMQEEIFGPVLPIVAVSDISEAIQFINEREKPLALYVFSSDKKVIKRMLNQTTSGGVVVNDVIMHYTVNSLPFGGVGKSGMGRYHGKHSFDQLSHKRACLVKSLAMESLNKPRYPPLTASRLRQARFFLLSRCCSCKHLLCIWAITASVLALGLLIALLVNLFKVDHQFT; encoded by the exons ATGGTGAAAGACTCGGTGGATTTAGCCAGGAGAGCCTTTAACACAGGACTGTCCAAAGTCCTGCAGTACAGAGTTCAGCATCTGCGAGCTTTACTGCAACTCATCACTGAACGCCAGGCAGATATCATAGCAGCTCTCCAACTGGACCTGCACAAG AGTGAGTTTGACACGTCGCTTTTCGAGCTCATTGGTCTTGAGAATGAAATCAAGCTGGCACTGAGGGAACTGAGTGACTGGATGCGTCCTGAGCCTGTGCGGAAGAATCTCCTTACCCTGATGGATGATGTGTATATTAAATCCGAACCTTTGGGTGTGGTGCTGATCATCGGAGCCTGGAATTACCCTTGGGCTCTTACCTTGGGGCCTCTCATTGGAGCTATTGCAGCAG GTAATGCTGCTATAGTGAAGCCTTCAGAACTGAGCAAGAACTCAGCCAGTCTACTGAAAGAACTGCTTCCTCAGTATTTAGATAAG GAGATGTACCAAGTAGTGACTGGAGGAATTCCAGAAACCCAGGAGCTGCTGAAGCAGCGTTTTGACCACATCTTCTACACGGGAAGCAGCACAGTGGGAAAACTGGTTATGGAAGCAGCTGCCCAGCACCTCACACCAGTCACTCTTGAGCTGGGAGGAAAAAGTCCCTGTTACATCGATCAGAACTGTGACATTGCAGTTGCTTGCCG TCGAATCACCTGGGGAAAGTTTGCTAATTGTGGCCAGACGTGCATTGCACCAGACTACATCCTCTGCCATCCCAGTATCCAGAACAGCGTGATTGAAGAGATCCGTCAAACGTTACTG GAGTTCTACAAGGAGGACCCTAAAACATCTCCAGATTATGGTCGCATCATCAACCAAAATCACTTCGATCGTGTGCTGGCTCTGATGGAAGGATGCAGTGTGGCTGTGGGGGGCGATAGTGATAAATCACAGTGTTACATTG CCCCTACTGTTCTGAAGGACGTTTCGCCCCATGCCAGGATAATGCAGGAGGAAATCTTTGGACCCGTGTTGCCAATAGTAGCCGTTAGTGACATCAGTGAGGCCATTCAATTCATCAATGAGAGAGAGAAACCTTTGGCTCTTTATGTTTTTTCTTCTGACAAGAAG GTGATCAAGCGAATGCTAAATCAGACGACCAGTGGAGGAGTGGTGGTTAATGATGTCATAATGCACTATACAGTCAATTCTTTACCCTTTGGAGGAGTAG GAAAAAGTGGAATGGGCAGATACCACGGCAAACACAGCTTCGATCAGCTCAGTCACAAGCGCGCCTGCCTCGTCAAGTCTTTGGCGATGGAGAGTCTGAACAAACCACGTTATCCTCCACTGACGGCGTCCCGTCTCCGACAGGCCAGGTTCTTCCTTctgagtcgctgttgcagctgTAAACATCTCTTGTGCATCTGGGCCAtaactgcttcagttctggctTTGGGTCTGCTTATTGCGTTACTTGTCAACCTGTTTAAAGTTGACCATCAATTTACCTAA
- the LOC134334225 gene encoding aldehyde dehydrogenase family 3 member A2-like isoform X2 translates to MVKDSVDLARRAFNTGLSKVLQYRVQHLRALLQLITERQADIIAALQLDLHKSEFDTSLFELIGLENEIKLALRELSDWMRPEPVRKNLLTLMDDVYIKSEPLGVVLIIGAWNYPWALTLGPLIGAIAAGNAAIVKPSELSKNSASLLKELLPQYLDKEMYQVVTGGIPETQELLKQRFDHIFYTGSSTVGKLVMEAAAQHLTPVTLELGGKSPCYIDQNCDIAVACRRITWGKFANCGQTCIAPDYILCHPSIQNSVIEEIRQTLLEFYKEDPKTSPDYGRIINQNHFDRVLALMEGCSVAVGGDSDKSQCYIAPTVLKDVSPHARIMQEEIFGPVLPIVAVSDISEAIQFINEREKPLALYVFSSDKKVIKRMLNQTTSGGVVVNDVIMHYTVNSLPFGGVGKSGMGRYHGKHSFDQLSHKRACLVKSLAMESLNKPRYPPLTASRLRQARFFLLSRCCS, encoded by the exons ATGGTGAAAGACTCGGTGGATTTAGCCAGGAGAGCCTTTAACACAGGACTGTCCAAAGTCCTGCAGTACAGAGTTCAGCATCTGCGAGCTTTACTGCAACTCATCACTGAACGCCAGGCAGATATCATAGCAGCTCTCCAACTGGACCTGCACAAG AGTGAGTTTGACACGTCGCTTTTCGAGCTCATTGGTCTTGAGAATGAAATCAAGCTGGCACTGAGGGAACTGAGTGACTGGATGCGTCCTGAGCCTGTGCGGAAGAATCTCCTTACCCTGATGGATGATGTGTATATTAAATCCGAACCTTTGGGTGTGGTGCTGATCATCGGAGCCTGGAATTACCCTTGGGCTCTTACCTTGGGGCCTCTCATTGGAGCTATTGCAGCAG GTAATGCTGCTATAGTGAAGCCTTCAGAACTGAGCAAGAACTCAGCCAGTCTACTGAAAGAACTGCTTCCTCAGTATTTAGATAAG GAGATGTACCAAGTAGTGACTGGAGGAATTCCAGAAACCCAGGAGCTGCTGAAGCAGCGTTTTGACCACATCTTCTACACGGGAAGCAGCACAGTGGGAAAACTGGTTATGGAAGCAGCTGCCCAGCACCTCACACCAGTCACTCTTGAGCTGGGAGGAAAAAGTCCCTGTTACATCGATCAGAACTGTGACATTGCAGTTGCTTGCCG TCGAATCACCTGGGGAAAGTTTGCTAATTGTGGCCAGACGTGCATTGCACCAGACTACATCCTCTGCCATCCCAGTATCCAGAACAGCGTGATTGAAGAGATCCGTCAAACGTTACTG GAGTTCTACAAGGAGGACCCTAAAACATCTCCAGATTATGGTCGCATCATCAACCAAAATCACTTCGATCGTGTGCTGGCTCTGATGGAAGGATGCAGTGTGGCTGTGGGGGGCGATAGTGATAAATCACAGTGTTACATTG CCCCTACTGTTCTGAAGGACGTTTCGCCCCATGCCAGGATAATGCAGGAGGAAATCTTTGGACCCGTGTTGCCAATAGTAGCCGTTAGTGACATCAGTGAGGCCATTCAATTCATCAATGAGAGAGAGAAACCTTTGGCTCTTTATGTTTTTTCTTCTGACAAGAAG GTGATCAAGCGAATGCTAAATCAGACGACCAGTGGAGGAGTGGTGGTTAATGATGTCATAATGCACTATACAGTCAATTCTTTACCCTTTGGAGGAGTAG GAAAAAGTGGAATGGGCAGATACCACGGCAAACACAGCTTCGATCAGCTCAGTCACAAGCGCGCCTGCCTCGTCAAGTCTTTGGCGATGGAGAGTCTGAACAAACCACGTTATCCTCCACTGACGGCGTCCCGTCTCCGACAGGCCAGGTTCTTCCTTctgagtcgctgttgcagct